In one window of Candidatus Falkowbacteria bacterium DNA:
- a CDS encoding VIT family protein, with product MKTPEQILEHSEPHSKESGEKLNRLRAAVLGANDGIVSTASLIVGVAGASNTTSFILTAGIAGLVAGALSMGVGEYVSVSAQRDTEKALIEKEKKELKDNSDFELEELYKIYVSKGLSEETARMVARELTEHDSVTAHLNAELGIDPNALVDPWHAAFASSAAFVCGAIIPIAMVILSPVEIRIPATFFGVLLALITTGMLSAHFGGARKIRAAVRVVFGGILAMIVTFAIGKLFGIAGI from the coding sequence ATGAAAACACCTGAACAAATATTAGAACATAGTGAGCCACACTCAAAAGAATCCGGTGAAAAATTAAACCGCTTGCGAGCGGCGGTTTTAGGCGCTAACGACGGAATTGTTTCAACGGCTTCTTTGATTGTCGGTGTGGCTGGTGCATCAAATACTACGAGTTTTATTTTGACCGCTGGTATCGCCGGCTTAGTCGCCGGCGCTCTTTCGATGGGAGTTGGTGAGTATGTTTCGGTTAGCGCTCAGCGCGATACAGAAAAAGCTCTTATTGAAAAAGAAAAAAAGGAGCTTAAAGATAACTCCGATTTTGAACTTGAAGAGCTTTATAAAATTTATGTCAGCAAAGGTTTGTCAGAAGAAACAGCTCGCATGGTAGCCAGAGAATTAACTGAGCATGATTCTGTTACCGCGCATCTTAACGCCGAGCTCGGCATTGATCCTAATGCTTTAGTTGATCCTTGGCATGCAGCTTTTGCTTCGTCAGCAGCTTTTGTTTGCGGCGCTATTATACCGATTGCTATGGTGATTCTTTCTCCGGTCGAGATTCGAATTCCAGCAACTTTTTTTGGCGTCTTACTCGCTTTGATTACAACCGGTATGCTAAGTGCGCATTTTGGTGGAGCCAGAAAAATAAGAGCGGCTGTACGCGTTGTTTTTGGTGGTATACTTGCGATGATTGTAACCTTTGCTATTGGTAAATTATTCGGGATTGCAGGAATATAA
- a CDS encoding DUF2892 domain-containing protein: MNKFKNENSLDRLLRIFLSEILLLLAFFWVGGVWQIIFYILGAILLFTAVTGFCAIYKIFKINTFKQFIKPLNKKLIYSIVVILIALPLAGSYYSNFFTKKIFLEDYNRMNNYYKQTLFYTGQNKKTESADNYEKLAIEYKKFNDKYLSYHPYVIKNDANFNNDLIIVSEKVINAKDKIYNGDLTLLHKDLEEIRPIFQDILKRNGFSMLAVSLVDFHDAMEKIITAADNKNSQEVIAVYDEVSDKLKAVEEVAADDEIKAIRSNLDALLDLANNNKSEELSKKAAELKSSFIKVYLVRG; this comes from the coding sequence ATGAATAAATTTAAAAACGAGAATTCATTGGATCGTTTGCTTAGAATCTTCTTGAGTGAAATATTATTATTGCTCGCCTTCTTTTGGGTGGGCGGAGTTTGGCAAATTATATTTTATATCCTAGGAGCCATCTTATTGTTTACGGCTGTTACTGGGTTTTGTGCAATTTATAAAATTTTTAAGATTAATACATTTAAGCAATTTATAAAGCCATTAAATAAAAAATTAATCTATTCAATTGTAGTTATTTTAATAGCCCTGCCTTTAGCTGGAAGTTATTACAGTAATTTTTTTACAAAGAAGATTTTTCTAGAAGATTATAATCGGATGAATAATTATTATAAACAAACCTTATTTTATACTGGGCAAAATAAAAAAACTGAAAGTGCAGACAATTATGAAAAATTAGCTATCGAATATAAAAAGTTTAATGATAAATATCTTTCCTATCATCCTTATGTAATTAAAAATGATGCCAATTTTAACAACGACTTAATTATCGTTTCAGAAAAGGTGATTAACGCTAAAGATAAAATATATAATGGTGATTTAACTTTATTGCATAAAGACCTAGAAGAAATAAGACCAATTTTTCAGGACATCTTAAAACGCAATGGTTTTTCAATGCTGGCTGTTTCTTTGGTGGATTTTCATGACGCTATGGAAAAAATAATTACAGCCGCAGATAATAAAAATTCTCAGGAAGTCATAGCTGTTTACGACGAAGTTAGCGATAAACTAAAGGCCGTAGAAGAAGTTGCAGCTGATGATGAAATAAAAGCTATTAGATCTAATTTAGACGCACTGCTTGATTTGGCTAATAACAATAAGTCAGAGGAGTTATCTAAAAAGGCTGCCGAATTAAAAAGTAGTTTTATAAAAGTTTATTTAGTCCGTGGTTAA
- a CDS encoding DUF2892 domain-containing protein — MNKFQNEGKLDRTVRIILGFVLLLVSVFVSGVLQIVFYVLGAVVLITGIIGFCGVYKILGINTCAK, encoded by the coding sequence ATGAATAAATTTCAAAACGAAGGTAAGCTTGATCGTACGGTGCGTATTATTTTAGGTTTCGTTCTTTTGTTAGTATCAGTTTTTGTTTCCGGCGTTCTACAAATTGTTTTTTATGTTCTCGGTGCCGTTGTGTTAATAACCGGTATCATTGGTTTTTGTGGTGTGTATAAAATTTTGGGCATTAATACTTGCGCAAAATAA
- a CDS encoding class I SAM-dependent methyltransferase: MTEKEFNQVDSVFIAKQIIKQLNINYDDNNSLTDTENSDLEQAISYVEKIESDWQPSETDDSHSFGRKNKDEIIRLWSVPKKSAEVLKYLVKLTDAKNILEVGTSAGYAALHLAAGAIKNNGKVFTIELNPEKIKLAKEVFTKAKTNKITLLEGEASEIIADWDKGVLDFVFLDADKENYGKYFEQLIPLMKVGGIIVADNVNDYGHMMQDYLQKVSGTHLPLSRCDKRVISYYLAALDNGLMITKKISD; the protein is encoded by the coding sequence ATGACCGAAAAAGAATTCAATCAAGTTGATAGTGTTTTTATTGCCAAACAAATAATAAAACAACTTAATATTAACTATGACGATAATAATTCTTTAACAGATACTGAAAACTCTGATTTAGAACAAGCGATTAGCTATGTTGAAAAAATTGAAAGCGACTGGCAGCCAAGTGAAACAGATGATAGCCATTCTTTTGGTAGAAAAAATAAAGATGAAATTATTCGTTTATGGTCAGTGCCGAAAAAGAGCGCTGAGGTTCTTAAATATTTAGTTAAGTTGACCGATGCTAAAAATATTCTTGAGGTCGGCACTTCCGCGGGCTACGCCGCACTTCATCTTGCTGCAGGCGCAATTAAAAACAATGGCAAAGTTTTTACCATTGAATTAAATCCTGAAAAAATTAAATTAGCCAAAGAGGTTTTCACTAAAGCCAAAACTAACAAAATTACTTTACTAGAAGGTGAAGCTTCTGAGATTATTGCTGATTGGGATAAGGGCGTACTCGATTTTGTTTTTCTTGATGCTGATAAAGAAAATTATGGAAAATATTTTGAGCAACTAATTCCCTTAATGAAAGTTGGCGGGATAATTGTTGCTGACAATGTAAATGATTATGGGCACATGATGCAAGATTATTTGCAAAAAGTTAGCGGCACTCATTTACCTCTGTCCCGTTGTGACAAAAGAGTTATTAGTTATTATCTTGCGGCATTAGATAATGGGTTGATGATCACAAAGAAAATTTCGGATTAA
- a CDS encoding metalloregulator ArsR/SmtB family transcription factor, producing the protein MNKKLLVFIKAIGDPTRLRILNHLKKECCVGDLWQKLNLPQNLCSHHLRVLKEAKLITSKKMGLKVVYKLNEEFLESNLKELKNYLN; encoded by the coding sequence ATGAATAAAAAATTACTTGTATTTATTAAAGCCATCGGTGATCCAACTCGTTTAAGGATTCTTAATCATCTAAAGAAAGAGTGCTGCGTCGGTGATCTTTGGCAAAAATTGAATCTGCCGCAAAATTTGTGTTCCCACCATTTAAGGGTTTTGAAAGAAGCTAAATTAATAACCTCAAAAAAGATGGGTTTGAAGGTCGTATATAAATTGAATGAAGAATTTTTAGAAAGTAATTTAAAAGAGTTAAAAAATTATTTGAATTAA
- a CDS encoding GrpB family protein: MINQEQQAWLNHLNDSDHVKIIPYNPSVKEVFQIIKAELIKILGNIRISHRGSTALKISGQGEIDLYIPVSKKDFNITIKKLEKYLGKPGSVYEFVRARFVKYIENTKIEIFVINKNDEGWKASVRFEKYLKNNPRVLKEYERLKIKANGLSTRKYYAIKIAYINKVIEL; encoded by the coding sequence ATGATCAATCAAGAACAGCAAGCCTGGCTTAATCATTTAAATGACTCTGACCATGTAAAAATCATTCCATATAATCCCAGCGTTAAAGAAGTTTTTCAGATCATTAAGGCCGAACTGATAAAAATATTGGGCAATATTAGAATTTCTCATCGTGGTTCTACTGCTTTAAAAATTTCAGGTCAAGGCGAGATAGATTTATATATTCCCGTGAGTAAAAAAGATTTTAATATAACGATAAAGAAGTTAGAAAAATATTTAGGCAAACCAGGCAGCGTATATGAATTTGTAAGAGCACGATTTGTTAAGTATATTGAAAATACTAAAATAGAAATATTTGTAATAAACAAAAATGACGAAGGCTGGAAAGCGAGTGTAAGATTTGAAAAATATTTAAAAAACAATCCTAGGGTTCTAAAAGAATACGAGCGGTTAAAAATTAAAGCCAATGGTTTGTCGACCAGGAAATATTACGCCATAAAAATAGCTTATATTAATAAAGTTATAGAATTATAA
- a CDS encoding sigma-70 family RNA polymerase sigma factor, whose amino-acid sequence MKELSILADEVVIEQVVHQDQELYREIIARYQEKLLRYANYLVHDSQEAADIVQTSFIKAFVNLNSFKAKLKFSSWIYRIVHNEAINSLLKHKKEQPILEEMDFPAKEDMVEDLMHQEEREALKTCANKLPLIYSEPLLLFIFEEKNYEEISDILRLPLGTVGSRINRGKTLIKKICQTQQKKN is encoded by the coding sequence ATGAAAGAACTATCAATATTAGCTGATGAAGTAGTGATCGAGCAGGTTGTTCATCAGGATCAAGAATTATATCGCGAAATAATTGCGCGTTATCAGGAGAAATTATTGCGCTACGCTAATTATTTAGTTCATGATTCTCAAGAAGCGGCTGATATTGTTCAGACCTCTTTTATTAAAGCTTTTGTAAATTTAAATAGTTTTAAAGCTAAACTTAAATTCTCTTCATGGATTTATCGCATCGTTCATAATGAAGCCATTAATAGTTTGCTTAAACATAAAAAAGAACAACCAATTTTAGAAGAGATGGATTTTCCGGCTAAAGAAGACATGGTTGAAGACTTAATGCATCAAGAAGAAAGAGAAGCTTTAAAAACATGTGCTAACAAATTGCCGTTAATATATTCGGAACCCTTACTACTATTTATTTTTGAAGAAAAGAACTACGAAGAAATTAGCGACATTCTTCGTCTACCCTTAGGGACAGTTGGTAGTCGTATTAATCGAGGAAAAACTTTAATTAAGAAAATATGTCAGACTCAACAAAAGAAAAATTAG
- a CDS encoding pyridoxal-phosphate dependent enzyme, producing the protein MKHTLSVNQQKTLALFDSQGQISTNDVVEKLAIPRPTVKQILNRLKELDLIEQKGLGRASYYTLRQESEILDPQGKQLITVYKGMESFRGLFDRLTRNLSQGDFYWSFAFKNEHNDPTISNLLINFHAEINRKGVDDRTIASKDVEGLMRRNFKAVPNFKLRFTRLEIPVGIIILKDCIINLVWGEHPLAIVIKTPEIYKRYHSFFLSAWEQADDISNDRLVKAGNTPLVALHNNFGVKNLWMKDESKNPTGTFKDRLAYEMVRPLYEQHKNNEKITKATFSSISYGNTAKAMGFYSKQLNNIVGQEVSRAVVFVPPALEQKKFGPDTHNTIVPAKKILDEIERTCQILPIDLSKQIYRAKDLENLAKENKAVLGEFIDITEGLNRPAYVQIIIEAIEQQLKESPDYVIVPFGAGILCNEIIDYINDHKLHTKVIPVSSGDPKTIAIMLYGPIWVDTKSLLAKGWGWTRHEETDRKGRLRAPYKVFHVSDNELKKAMKTLTENSVDAEPSAASGFAILPRLQKIDPSFNPKKHSVLVINTGDSLVQYK; encoded by the coding sequence ATGAAACATACACTATCTGTGAACCAACAAAAAACCTTAGCTTTATTTGATAGCCAGGGACAAATCAGCACTAACGACGTAGTCGAGAAACTTGCTATCCCCCGACCAACTGTTAAGCAAATTCTTAATCGCCTTAAAGAGCTTGATCTTATTGAACAAAAAGGACTAGGCCGAGCGTCTTATTATACTTTAAGACAAGAGAGCGAAATTCTAGACCCTCAGGGAAAACAATTGATAACCGTCTATAAAGGCATGGAATCATTCCGTGGTTTATTCGACAGATTAACCCGTAATCTTTCTCAAGGAGACTTTTATTGGTCCTTTGCTTTTAAGAACGAACACAATGATCCAACGATCAGTAATCTTTTAATTAATTTCCACGCTGAAATTAACCGCAAAGGCGTTGATGATAGAACTATTGCCAGTAAAGACGTTGAAGGCTTGATGCGCAGGAACTTTAAAGCAGTTCCTAACTTCAAGCTTCGTTTTACTCGTTTAGAAATTCCGGTTGGTATTATTATTCTTAAAGATTGCATTATTAATCTTGTGTGGGGAGAGCATCCTTTAGCTATTGTTATTAAAACTCCAGAAATTTATAAACGTTATCATAGCTTTTTCTTATCTGCCTGGGAGCAAGCCGATGATATTTCTAATGACAGACTTGTTAAAGCTGGTAACACTCCGCTAGTTGCGTTGCATAATAATTTCGGCGTTAAAAACCTTTGGATGAAAGACGAAAGTAAAAATCCAACCGGAACCTTTAAGGATAGATTAGCTTACGAAATGGTTAGACCGCTTTATGAACAGCACAAGAATAATGAAAAAATTACTAAAGCAACTTTTTCTTCTATTTCTTACGGCAACACCGCTAAAGCCATGGGCTTTTATTCTAAGCAATTAAATAATATTGTTGGCCAAGAGGTTTCTCGCGCCGTAGTTTTTGTTCCACCAGCATTAGAACAGAAAAAATTTGGGCCTGACACTCACAACACAATTGTTCCAGCCAAAAAAATTCTAGATGAGATTGAAAGAACTTGTCAGATACTACCAATTGATTTAAGTAAACAAATTTATCGCGCTAAAGATTTAGAAAATCTAGCCAAAGAAAACAAAGCGGTTCTAGGAGAATTTATTGATATCACCGAAGGACTTAATCGACCGGCTTATGTACAAATTATTATTGAAGCCATTGAACAACAATTAAAAGAATCACCTGATTACGTCATTGTGCCTTTTGGTGCCGGAATTCTCTGTAACGAAATCATAGATTATATCAATGATCACAAATTACACACCAAAGTCATTCCTGTAAGCTCAGGCGATCCTAAGACTATAGCTATTATGCTTTATGGCCCTATTTGGGTCGATACCAAGAGTCTTTTAGCTAAAGGCTGGGGCTGGACAAGACATGAAGAAACAGACAGAAAAGGACGATTACGCGCGCCTTATAAAGTTTTCCATGTTAGCGATAATGAACTTAAAAAGGCCATGAAAACTTTAACCGAAAATTCAGTTGACGCTGAACCAAGCGCTGCTTCTGGATTTGCTATCTTACCTCGCTTACAAAAAATTGATCCGAGCTTTAATCCTAAAAAACATTCAGTTTTAGTTATTAATACTGGTGACTCGCTAGTTCAATATAAATAA
- a CDS encoding ATP-binding protein yields MINNINSIIELIKKSNSTLFILCGLPYSGKTYLANSIIEKTSIDYISIDNILDSLGYDWDTNKLPDELGWKEVMNKSYDMIRSSLANKKNALYDSTNHTLASRNDLRKIASELDCKTVVLFVNTSEEIVRQRWSENKLDPKRFVLDKALLDKTVNDFEAPSEDENVLCLS; encoded by the coding sequence ATGATCAACAATATAAACAGCATTATCGAGTTAATAAAAAAATCTAACAGCACATTATTTATTTTGTGTGGCTTGCCTTATTCGGGCAAAACTTATTTAGCTAATAGTATTATAGAAAAAACGTCGATTGATTATATTAGTATTGATAATATTTTAGATTCGCTCGGTTATGATTGGGATACTAATAAGCTACCAGACGAATTAGGTTGGAAAGAAGTTATGAATAAATCATACGACATGATTCGCTCTAGTTTAGCTAATAAGAAGAATGCTTTATATGACTCAACTAATCATACTCTGGCAAGCAGAAATGATTTAAGAAAAATTGCTAGCGAACTTGATTGCAAGACAGTTGTCCTATTTGTTAATACCTCAGAGGAAATAGTTAGACAACGCTGGTCTGAGAATAAACTAGATCCAAAAAGATTTGTTTTAGATAAGGCCTTGTTAGATAAAACGGTTAATGATTTTGAAGCGCCGAGTGAAGATGAGAATGTTTTGTGTCTATCTTAG
- a CDS encoding tryptophan-rich sensory protein produces the protein MKSMLIKVFAAIAYIAMVVVNFLANALPINNRSTGAISDAYPNLFAPAGLTFSIWGLIYLLLAGYVVYQFIKKDHKSKELFSKINPLFIASSIANISWIFSWHYDFIGLSVVIMAVLLILLIKIADIIRRQEFTSTEKLFVWAPFSIYFGWITVATIANITVFLVSLGWNGFGVADFIWTSIILLVGALIGILRMRHDKNIAYGLVLVWAYSGILLKHLSSDGFSGQYPSIIITVVVCLVSFIFFVVKIIYKK, from the coding sequence ATGAAATCAATGCTAATTAAGGTTTTCGCAGCAATCGCCTATATTGCCATGGTTGTAGTCAATTTCTTAGCCAATGCTTTGCCAATTAATAATCGCTCGACTGGAGCAATCTCTGATGCTTATCCTAACCTGTTTGCTCCTGCTGGTTTAACTTTTTCAATCTGGGGGCTGATTTACCTTTTACTAGCTGGCTATGTAGTTTATCAGTTTATAAAAAAGGATCATAAATCTAAAGAGCTTTTTAGTAAAATTAATCCTCTGTTTATTGCTAGTTCGATCGCTAATATCTCTTGGATATTTTCATGGCACTATGATTTTATCGGTCTTTCAGTTGTCATAATGGCTGTCTTGTTAATTTTACTGATTAAGATTGCCGATATTATCCGCCGACAAGAATTTACTTCAACAGAAAAACTTTTTGTTTGGGCACCTTTTAGTATCTACTTTGGTTGGATTACCGTGGCGACGATCGCCAACATCACAGTCTTCTTAGTCAGTCTTGGTTGGAATGGCTTTGGAGTAGCTGACTTTATTTGGACAAGTATAATTTTACTTGTCGGAGCGCTGATTGGAATTTTGCGTATGCGTCATGATAAAAATATTGCTTATGGTTTAGTGCTTGTCTGGGCTTACTCAGGAATATTGCTTAAGCATTTATCATCTGATGGTTTTAGTGGGCAGTATCCAAGTATCATTATTACTGTTGTTGTGTGTTTGGTTTCGTTTATATTTTTTGTAGTTAAAATTATTTATAAAAAATAA
- the trxA gene encoding thioredoxin, with product MSKVIALTKETWDKDVMQSELPVLVDFWAPWCGPCQMMIPVLDDLADEFEGKITIAKLNIDEPAHRALAIDFQIQSIPSLKLFKGGKIIKDYLGYKSADDFSDELTSALKNI from the coding sequence ATGAGTAAAGTAATAGCTCTTACTAAAGAAACCTGGGATAAAGATGTTATGCAATCTGAACTTCCGGTTTTGGTTGATTTTTGGGCACCATGGTGTGGTCCTTGTCAGATGATGATCCCGGTCTTAGATGATTTGGCTGATGAGTTTGAAGGTAAAATAACAATCGCCAAGCTAAACATTGATGAGCCAGCTCATCGCGCCTTAGCGATTGATTTTCAAATTCAGTCTATTCCATCCTTAAAACTTTTTAAGGGCGGGAAAATTATTAAAGATTATCTTGGTTATAAAAGTGCCGATGATTTCTCGGATGAATTAACCAGCGCTTTAAAAAATATATAA
- the arsM gene encoding arsenite methyltransferase, translating into MEDAKLKDVVKKSYAEIASTKKTCCGCRSAQTISKSIGYSDEEMNAVPEANLGLGCGNPIALSKIKAGDIVLDLGSGAGFDAFLAADKVGVDGKVIGVDMTKEMIVKANENAKKYNYKNVEFKLGDIEELPLEDNSIDIIISNCVINLAPDKLKVFKEANRVLKPGGKMYLSDIVLLADLTSEQRNDEKLIAGCVGGALLKNDYLEIVKQAVFEINILGENKEISKKQYEGLPLESLALEAIKA; encoded by the coding sequence ATGGAAGACGCTAAGCTTAAGGATGTAGTTAAAAAAAGCTATGCTGAAATTGCAAGCACAAAGAAAACTTGTTGTGGTTGCCGTAGCGCTCAAACAATATCTAAAAGCATTGGTTATTCTGATGAGGAGATGAACGCCGTGCCTGAAGCTAACTTAGGTTTGGGCTGTGGCAACCCGATTGCTTTAAGTAAAATCAAAGCCGGCGATATAGTCCTAGATTTAGGTAGTGGCGCTGGCTTTGATGCTTTTTTAGCAGCTGACAAAGTTGGCGTTGATGGCAAAGTTATTGGTGTTGATATGACAAAGGAAATGATTGTTAAGGCAAATGAAAATGCTAAAAAATATAATTATAAAAATGTTGAATTTAAGTTAGGTGATATTGAAGAATTACCGCTTGAGGATAATTCAATTGATATTATTATTAGTAATTGCGTGATAAATTTGGCCCCGGATAAATTAAAAGTTTTCAAGGAAGCTAATAGAGTTTTAAAGCCAGGCGGGAAGATGTATCTTTCAGATATTGTTTTATTGGCTGATTTAACAAGCGAGCAAAGAAATGATGAAAAACTTATTGCTGGTTGTGTTGGTGGGGCTTTGTTAAAAAATGATTATCTTGAGATTGTAAAACAGGCTGTTTTTGAAATAAATATTTTAGGAGAAAATAAAGAAATTAGTAAAAAACAGTATGAAGGTCTGCCGCTAGAGAGTTTGGCGCTTGAAGCGATTAAAGCTTAG